One segment of Sinorhizobium sp. BG8 DNA contains the following:
- a CDS encoding UvrD-helicase domain-containing protein, producing the protein MVETAKKNPGDQGFEQDFEQPDDSLDRAQIIAADATARILVEAGPGTGKTELAARRLSHLVNSSLSPGQVFVLSFSRSAVRTLTRRISLISQTNLRTLEQLRHVSLRTFDSWTFRILRLMGYSPTLLLSRHYDQNIAELVTLIQGPRRDEVRNFIGERRHIIVDEFQDMPGIRGELVLSLLGLMAPNGAAECGFTVLGDPAQAIYGFAVGAGQSDASASVYWRRIRETYSGELQHKVLRHNYRAKPALAELSAKVRSVLLGDRPDEEKLLYVREAIAQLPPSTSFQDEQTVTQSGPGTHAILTRTNGEALRVMQRVLGNRVEGPTSPVRLHAGNYASLPPAWIGALLRKVRSPDITRSQFSRIYSHLHNLWDDETRIALSLPTEEVAWARLSLASGEPDDASSIQLSALRNRIGWPDAFPDDQNVFDEGVLVTTIHQSKGMEFDIVTILNATHNEGAEESESSEEEANIGFVAISRAGTELNRLGGDALYRSPTPREFSNGRERLCFWWNGWMNIEIGLRGDVDPYGFVDPSLHLGLQEIEENQDFLLKNARMLAGHKVMLCKVVQSGKAHWDIHLQNGNRPGRRIGRTSPQLTYDLLQALHDKGYALPYRILNLRISSVGTITDLGDRTLEEPERSSRLWLGVSLFGTGDFKTVKGNR; encoded by the coding sequence ATGGTTGAGACAGCAAAAAAGAACCCCGGGGATCAAGGATTCGAGCAGGACTTTGAACAACCCGATGATAGTTTGGATCGTGCGCAGATCATCGCGGCAGATGCGACGGCGCGGATCCTCGTTGAGGCGGGACCGGGTACCGGCAAGACCGAGCTGGCAGCGCGTCGACTTAGTCATCTAGTCAACTCTTCATTGTCGCCAGGTCAGGTTTTCGTATTGAGTTTCTCAAGGAGTGCCGTTCGCACTCTGACGCGGCGGATATCCCTTATTTCGCAGACGAATCTCAGGACGCTCGAGCAGCTTCGACACGTTTCGCTTAGAACGTTTGATTCGTGGACGTTTCGTATACTCCGGCTCATGGGATATTCGCCAACCCTTCTTTTGTCTCGCCACTACGACCAAAACATTGCCGAACTCGTAACGTTGATCCAAGGACCGAGACGAGACGAGGTGCGCAACTTTATTGGCGAGCGCCGCCACATAATAGTCGATGAATTCCAGGACATGCCCGGCATCCGGGGGGAGTTAGTCCTTAGCTTGCTGGGCTTAATGGCGCCAAACGGTGCGGCAGAATGTGGCTTCACCGTCCTCGGTGATCCCGCGCAGGCAATTTATGGCTTTGCTGTGGGTGCCGGGCAAAGCGACGCGAGTGCTTCCGTCTATTGGCGACGCATCCGGGAAACTTATAGCGGTGAGCTGCAACATAAGGTTCTACGACACAATTATCGAGCAAAGCCTGCGCTTGCGGAGCTATCAGCAAAAGTTCGATCAGTCTTGCTGGGTGATCGCCCTGATGAAGAGAAACTGCTGTATGTACGTGAAGCAATTGCGCAGCTTCCTCCATCGACGTCATTCCAGGATGAGCAAACCGTCACTCAAAGTGGTCCAGGAACGCATGCGATTCTGACAAGGACCAACGGCGAAGCTCTGCGTGTTATGCAGAGGGTGCTAGGTAATCGCGTTGAGGGGCCGACGTCGCCTGTCAGGCTCCATGCCGGGAATTATGCTTCCTTGCCCCCCGCATGGATTGGCGCACTTCTACGGAAGGTGAGATCTCCGGATATCACCCGGTCGCAGTTTTCGAGGATCTATTCCCATCTTCACAACCTTTGGGACGATGAAACACGGATTGCCTTGAGCTTGCCGACAGAAGAGGTCGCGTGGGCGCGCCTTTCGCTTGCATCAGGCGAGCCAGACGATGCCAGCTCCATTCAACTGTCCGCTCTCCGGAACCGTATCGGGTGGCCCGACGCATTTCCCGACGACCAGAACGTGTTCGACGAAGGCGTGCTCGTCACGACGATACACCAGTCGAAAGGCATGGAATTCGACATCGTCACGATTTTGAACGCGACCCACAACGAAGGCGCTGAGGAGAGTGAAAGCTCTGAGGAAGAGGCGAATATTGGCTTTGTTGCGATTTCCAGAGCGGGGACAGAGCTCAACCGGCTGGGTGGCGACGCCCTTTACCGAAGCCCAACTCCTAGAGAGTTCAGCAATGGACGTGAGAGGTTATGCTTTTGGTGGAATGGCTGGATGAACATCGAAATCGGTCTGAGAGGCGATGTCGATCCCTATGGCTTCGTGGATCCAAGCCTACATCTTGGTCTCCAAGAAATCGAAGAGAACCAAGATTTCCTTCTTAAAAACGCACGGATGCTTGCGGGCCACAAAGTGATGCTTTGCAAAGTCGTCCAGAGCGGAAAAGCCCATTGGGACATACACCTTCAAAATGGAAATCGCCCTGGTCGACGGATCGGCCGGACCTCGCCGCAGTTGACCTACGATTTGCTGCAGGCTCTCCACGATAAGGGCTACGCCTTGCCTTACAGGATACTGAACCTGCGCATTTCTAGCGTTGGAACCATTACAGATCTTGGTGACCGAACATTAGAGGAGCCTGAGCGCAGCAGCCGATTGTGGCTGGGCGTGAGCCTATTTGGAACCGGCGACTTTAAAACCGTTAAAGGTAATCGTTGA
- a CDS encoding helicase-related protein encodes MTFLASRMGGARRTLEADPIELSSRVPSRGLPEYLTQLGVGLVQGLNDPFGPQPRDSVLASNMISVGVDVPRLGLMLVNGQPKSTAEYIQASSRVGRGLDGLVLTLYNFGRPRDVSHFEHFLTYHGALYRSVEATSVTPWAPRARDKALHAVFASAVRHLASGMQYDPDAKAFDPSTQEVKRILRELQERARSCSGEIEGDETAEDLEAIAREWAQRSRDARSSRQDLLYWEIKAPFGATRPHLMTSAEEGGRPGRLAWPTPNSMREVEPSTAFALRLIRKS; translated from the coding sequence ATGACCTTTCTTGCAAGCCGCATGGGAGGAGCGCGGAGAACACTTGAAGCCGATCCAATTGAATTGAGTAGCCGCGTGCCATCTAGGGGACTGCCAGAGTATCTCACTCAACTGGGCGTGGGATTAGTGCAGGGCCTCAACGATCCCTTTGGTCCACAACCTCGCGATTCCGTGCTGGCATCCAATATGATCTCTGTCGGGGTCGATGTGCCCCGGCTCGGACTAATGCTTGTGAACGGCCAGCCGAAATCTACGGCTGAATATATTCAAGCCAGCAGCCGCGTCGGCCGTGGCTTAGACGGTCTGGTTTTGACGTTGTACAATTTCGGGCGCCCGCGCGACGTCTCCCATTTTGAACACTTCCTCACCTATCACGGTGCGCTATATCGAAGTGTCGAGGCCACTAGCGTTACACCATGGGCACCGCGCGCTCGAGACAAGGCTCTTCACGCCGTTTTTGCAAGTGCCGTCCGTCACCTTGCATCAGGAATGCAATACGATCCGGATGCCAAGGCTTTTGATCCATCAACGCAAGAAGTGAAACGAATCCTCCGTGAGCTGCAGGAAAGAGCCCGCTCTTGCTCCGGCGAAATTGAGGGAGACGAAACCGCTGAGGATCTCGAAGCGATAGCTCGAGAATGGGCACAGCGCAGCCGAGATGCGCGCTCGTCTCGCCAGGACCTTCTCTACTGGGAGATAAAAGCTCCCTTCGGTGCCACGCGTCCGCATTTAATGACCTCCGCTGAGGAAGGCGGGCGACCAGGTCGTTTGGCTTGGCCGACGCCCAATTCGATGCGCGAGGTCGAACCGTCCACAGCATTTGCCCTTAGACTGATAAGAAAGTCTTGA